The Hemiscyllium ocellatum isolate sHemOce1 chromosome 17, sHemOce1.pat.X.cur, whole genome shotgun sequence genome has a segment encoding these proteins:
- the cbln1 gene encoding cerebellin-1, with translation MLELLFGLVCFAGLVCGQNETEPIVLEGKCLVVCDSNPTSDPTGTALGISVRSGSAKVAFSVIRSTNHEPSEMSNRTMIIYFDNILVNVGSNFDSERSTFIAPRKGIYSFNFHVVKVYNRQTIQVSLMLNGWPLISAFAGDQDVTREAASNGVLTQMEKGDRAYLKLERGNLMGGWKYSTFSGFLVFPL, from the exons ATGTTGGAGTTGCTGTTCGGTTTGGTTTGCTTTGCGGGACTCGTGTGCGGACAGAATGAGACAGAGCCCATCGTCCTGGAGGGCAAGTGCCTGGTGGTTTGTGACTCGAATCCCACCTCGGATCCTACGGGGACTGCGCTCGGGATTTCTGTGCGATCCGGCAGCGCCAAGGTGGCTTTCTCAGTGATCAGGAGCACCAACCACGAGCCCTCAGAGATGAGCAACAGGACCATGATCATCTACTTTGACAAT ATACTAGTGAATGTGGGTTCTAATTTTGACTCGGAGAGAAGCACCTTCATAGCGCCGCGGAAAGGAATTTACAGTTTTAACTTCCACGTGGTAAAGGTGTATAACCGGCAAACGATCCAG GTGAGCCTGATGCTGAATGGATGGCCGTTGATTTCAGCCTTTGCAGGAGATCAGGATGTGACAAGAGAGGCTGCCAGCAATGGAGTGTTAACCCAGATGGAAAAGGGAGACCGAGCCTACCTTAAACTAGAACGCGGAAATCTAATGGGAGGGTGGAAATACTCAACTTTCTCCGGATTCCTGGTGTTTCCGCTTTAA